CATTTCACATCAGAGAAAACATTTCCTCCTCGAACGTGCACCGAAGGCAACATGGGGAAGATCGAGTGGGCTATGTGGGCCAATGAGCAGGCTCTCGCCTCTGGACTCAGTAAGTTCAGCCACTTTTTACGCTGAATTTAGAATGGTTTTCATTTGATATTTTTGTACATATAAAGATAAGATAAGAGTTGCCACTTTTTTCTGTAGCTGTTTTCCAAACAAATTCTATTAGTATTTAGATTCCAATcctgaaatatatatttttgaagtCACTGTTACTcaagtatttatttgtttttttctgaagtTCAATGGGCAACCTTGAATGTGCTAAGcatcttcctgcttccttgttGCAGTTCTCCTTACTGGAGGCATTGTGGGGGTGGCAGGGCTGTTCAGAGGGTGGCAGTTTGCTGCCTATGCTATGTATCCTTTGCCCAAATCGCTTAAAGGTATTTTACTCAAATTGTCTCTGTGAAAATGTCCACTTCATAGGCCGGTAATGTCCTCTTCACTTATACCAATCTACATTTGCTGCTTACTTTACCGCTGTAATTAATATTTATGCTGTGGCAGAAATATGACAACATATTTATTACTGTTATCAGTTTAGAGAAACAACAACGACTTTTTTGGCTCATATTCTGTCTTTCCCATTAGTTTACttcttaaaaatgtctgtggcgTGTACAAAGTATTTTAGGAGGGTTAATTCCCATGTAATAGCACATGTTCGCAAACCTGTCCGATAAGAAAGCCTTGACAGCGTTATGCAGCGTCGCTGGCGTCTTCATATGTCTGCTGGAGTACCCGAGAAGCAGAAGAGCAAAAGGCACTGGTGTGGAACGAAAGTAAGTGATGCCATTGCATCAATTAAATTAAGATTAACATGGTGGCATGATGAAGTGATTGGTTAATGCTCATTCTCTCCTTATCTTTTGTTCTCAGGGGACAGTATTGTTTCACTGTGTGTGTTAAAGCTTTTGGGCCGCTGACAAGGAATTACTACGTCAGAGCCTTTTTACATGCAGCGTGAGTTGAAGATCTGAGTCCATTTCCTATGCTCGACAACATTCCTTCCAAACAGTCTTTTCTATTGTGTTGTCGCATTGACCGAAATAAATACCTCCGTCTATTTTCCAGGCTGTCTGTTCCTGCTGGTTTTATGCTTGCCACTGTCCTTGGGTGCGTTTGCCTCGCTATCGCCAGCCTCATCTACCTCTCAGTAAGTAAAATATTGCGTCAGTATATTTCATGTTTCATTCAGCCCATGCAGGAAGTTGGTGGAAACGGTTACAAGGAAGTGATTGTTTCATAAATGGCACAGGTCTTGAGAAATATTTCAAGAGCAGATTTCAGCACACCTGAAATTAGACAAGGAAGAGGTGTGACAGAGTCATTTGGTCCTTGTGTCAATTGCCAACCATGTGCCTGGTGGCTCTGCTTTTCAAAATTACATTTGCAAGTGGTCCACAACATTAAGAactatacattttattttggagAATGGGGTGATTGCTTACTTCCTTTTTTCAATCTATTTCTTGCTATTTAAGGCGGCCATCCACGGAGAACACTGGGAACCCATTCTACCAAGAGTGGAAGTCAGGAGGGCAGCTCCAAGCATTAAGAATCCCCCTCAGAACCCGCCACCAAGACCTCCAGCAGAGATGCGCAGGAAAAATGTTGATGACTTGGAAGGTGCCGCCTATGACAATCCCATGGCTGTCATTGATGAAAAGTAACCTGACTGGTTTCCTTTTCTCCACTGTGGTTTTGCAGAAATGTTAAGAGGTTTAATGCACTTTTGGTAAACACCGTTCGAACAAAGGGTGCGAATGTCATATTATTTGTCAGGGGGTAAAATGTCCCGATACGCTGATTAGcgctgttattttttattttatatttgtgcATTTGATTGAAGTTTTCTGATCCCGCTGTCTCAGTTATTTGAGCTTTGCATCCACTGTCTTGCAATTGCACACACCGATGCGGTTTTATTCCTCAACAGTTTTGGGTaaatttgacatttattttgtctgTACACTTTGACTCACTGAAAAAATATGTTGTACTATAGTTTTCTCTACTTTATGTGaataaatgattatttttgtcaGGTCTACATTTTAATGTGTTTTACTTCCCCTTTGAAACAGGTTGTTTGCTGCTTCCCATTTTGCAAACACCCTGAATTTCAAAATGTTGACATTTCCCCTCTTTAATATTTCCTGTGTCCTTTTCCAGACATAGCATATCTGTGACCTCACATTACATTCCTGGCAAACAATGTCAAATTAACACTTTGTTCCTCCAGGGTATGTTGTTGGACAAGTTCAGTGCACTCATGTTGCACAACCCaattagggtttttttttgtgtgattgtgtggaAACGAGGGAGTCTTGAACTTCCTGGTGAAGTTCATGAACGTCAACCGAAATGCCAAGACAATTTGAATGGCTGgaatttattttgtattctTCAATGGCGGAAAGTGTCTGCTGACTTCCATTTAAAATGACTTGGTTAATTCTGAACATAGTCACACCCAAGTTACAAGCGGGTGTACACACTTGTGCAATAACATTATTTCAgtttaaattattttacagCAGTGAAGGGGGGAGCACTTTGAGCATTTTATTGAACGGGACAAATGAGTGCAAATGAGAAATCCATGTACGTGACATCATAGTGTTGCACCCCAATTATGTTGGATCATACAAAAAAGGTAACCTATTATAgtctgtttttattattattattttgttttattatattgTTTATACTTGGTCAcagaatgaataaaaatagcaaGCGGAATGAATTATaagagcagagagagagagagagctaccACACTGCCACCTCCTGTTGATTTAAGAGCATCACGTGTTTTCTGTTTACGTCGTTTTCCCCCATTTGTCCTGTTGGAGGCAGTAGAGTACAAAAAAAACGGTTGAGactgtcaaaacaaaaacacaaagaagAAAACTTGTGCGACATGGCAGTCCGCGCAGTTTACTTAGATTGTATGTTCACGTAAATTTAGTGGTCAGCAGTGTAAAATGTCTACCAGGGCTTTGCGGAGGCTGAAAGGCAAACAGCGAGCACAGGAGGCGGTTGTCGTCGAGGAGCTAACTTTGGCAGATAGCCCCGATGAGCTAGCTGAAAGTGAGGAAGAGCAGCTGCTCACGACCAGTGTCAGTCCAGCGTCACGTCGGAATGGCAGTAATCGAAAGTCAAAAACAAGCAAGGATCGTAAAGACATCTGTGCTGTTTTGGGAATGGTTTGTGCAcattatagtttatctatctacACGTTGTAGAGATTGTACGCTTGTTGTGTGAGCTTAAAGCGTTTAGCAATGCCTATCTGGCGCCTGTTAGTAAAGTAAACGAAGCCACACATTATTTTGAATAACAAAACACTTGCAATAAACCTTTAATACAGAGTTATCAGAACATTTTTCCTTAAATTTGTTCCGTGCGTGACGAGGTGAGACTTGAGGCAGGACAGCTCATGGGTGCTCAAAATATTGTGAGCATCTGACACTTCCTTGTTGAGAACATCGCCTTGCTCCAGCAAACACCCTATCCGCCCAACCTTTGTGGGAtttctccttttcttttttttaaaaggatttCAATTAAactattttccagataagtgaTACCGAAAAAGCCTCCGCTGATGAAGATCCAGAGAAACTCGATGGAATCAAAACAAGTGACACGGGAAACAATGACAGCAAAGAAAACTGCAGTCGAGGGTCGAATGAGGTATTTAGCACGATGCAGAAGCTTGGATgtaatttttattttggggaGAAATTATTCTACTGTACatttgtttatgtgtatgttgTTTTGCATATTTGTCATTTGTTATTCCCAGCCCTTGTCCAGtgttaagaaaaagaagaagaaaaagaagacaaaagtTAAATCTGAAATTGTACAGGTAAACCGAAATTGTTTCAAAATGATCTTCTTTAAACCATACCTTAGATGAATTTTCATAAAACAGAAAGCCCCCTAAAAGGTATCGCATAATGACTTCTATCTTGTGTCAGCAAGAACAATCACCAGATGACAACATTGATTTATTGCTGGAAAACCTGGGCCAGTCCAATGGTTTGACTCTACAAAATGACTGTGGTGGCTGTGACAGAAGACCTGTTCTACATGTGGAGCACAGGTGAGGATGGTGATGGTGGACCATGTTCATGGGCCCAGATGCCAGTTTGACAGTATTCATCTGCTTTACAAAAATTATTGTGCTGTGTATTGGGAGTTATTCATTTATGTTTATTGAGAGAGTTGTACTTTGTATGATAGTTGCAATAGTTTGGGTACCTTATCTGCATGACAGCAACATGATGTGATTggttttctctctttttgtcTTCAGGAATCTGAACCCAGAGACGGAGCTAAAGAAATATTTTGGGAGTCGAGCAGTTTTGGGGGATCAGAGGTAAGCATGGATTGGTGGTGTTAACACCTTCTTTGTGGGTCATGCCTTGTCATCATCCTGGCATTTGTTTTCAGACCGCGACAACGCAATCGACAGTTTCATCGAAATACATGGATGACCGGTCCCAAGGAAAGTTGGCCTCGATTCAGTCGCCCAGGTTAGGCTTGTTTGTATCTTTTTCATGTGTTTAAATAATGTGTTCTTTTGGTATTACAGTCACTGCCCTTATGTCGTGTAAAGTTGCAAAAGTAAAACCGAGTATTGCTTCACTTGCAAGCATCTTTTTTATTCTTAATTTGCCTTGCATGTAGCTGTTGGtgatatttatctttttttttttttagatcatcATGGAATTAATTATATATGTATTGTAAGCCTTATTTCACTATGCTTTGTCTGCGTTGGATGTGTTGTAACTCGAGTGCTGCTTATACTTCTGTATTAACCTGAAATGACATCTTTTCAGGAATCTCAATGACCTTACTTGAGTCAAAAGATGGTGTTCAGTACTTCACCTTTGAGCATAGTCGTGACTACCAACAAGTACAGTTCAAGTTCTTGGATGCTGTTGAGTCTATGGATCCAAACAACCTTGTGGTAAAAGCACATTATTCTATTGTGCACGTTCGTCACACAACCAAACTATTGCTGTACTCTTGACTTTCCAAATaactacatttttttatttttacatgatGGAAGAGTTCATTTAAAGCTATTATTTTAATTGTTTAAGGTACGGTATATTGTCAGTCCAACAAGttttaaaactgaaaaaaaacattcttccaAGATCTTTGCTTATTATTGTGAACATAATTAAACCTAATCAATTCTTGATTCATCATTTTGTATCAACTATAATTTGTATTGAGTATTCATAGAACCGTGATTAAAAATAAACTCCCACATTGTGCTGTACTGTAAGTACATATCATTTACTGATGTCTCTTCTTAGGCTCTGCTGCAGCTGAATCCCTACCACATTGATTCCTTGCTACAACTTTCTGACGTCTGTCGTATACAAGAGGATCAGGAGATGGCCAGGGACCTCATTGGTGAGGCTGTTTAatccaaaaaaagaaagatgtcaTTTAACTGTACTTGTCCCTACAGTGCCTCTACCTTATCATTCAATAGGTGTTCCACAGCAGCGCTCTCTGCTCGCTAGATTTGtgttataataaaaaatattgtacCGGGATCTAACAGTTTAAGACTAAAATAACAGCATCAGAAAtaagaaaaaattaaaaaacatgcaGATGCAAAGCATTATAGGAGTTTGTCATCAGACATAGTTTGAGTGGTAATTAAATTGTGGACACAGTAACTTCTATTTGTTATGCAATTACTGTTATGATTGCTGGAAAAATCTATACTTCAATGACTAAGGGCTGTCACCAGCTCTGATGAAAATCttgcaaaacaaaattaaaatcaaGCATATACTACACCAACATCATACCAAGTTGTTTGTACAAATTATGTATttgaatgatttttattttattccagaGAGGGCCTTGTACAGCTTTGAGTGTGCGTTTCACCCCGTATTTAGTCTGACCTCTGGCGCCTGCAGACTGGATTACCTCAGACCTGAAAACAGGTTGGAAAGACTTGAACGTTCTCTTAGTGTGCATCACTTTTACACTTTCTCTGTCTTGACCAAATTAgttgtttttattcatttgaaATGTTATCCTGAATATGACCTATTGAAAAACAGAGAAGTTGAGTGATAAAATACTCTGCTTTTAGGGCATTTTATCTTGCTCTTTTCAAGCACATGATGTTCCTTGAGAAGAGAGGATGCCCCCGGACAGCTTTAGAGTACTGCAAATTGATCCTGAGGTAGGAGAAAAGAGCACAAGCAtctaatgaaaaaaagaaaacatgttcATGTTCAAGAACAGATAATTTTGTAATGGGTTTACGAGTGTAATTCTGTGTAGGGAATTGTCACGCAAAATGTTTTCTAAGGCCAGACACATGTTTCTTTCCAAATGCTAGCTACAGTCATGCATTTTTCTTATGAATGTGTCCACTTAATAAACACGGCACATGAAAATGTAGAATTGTTTTTAGTCCGTTTGGCATACCAGACCTAAAATTATACGGCGGACTCTTTGCTCAGCATTTGCAAATTCACCTATTCAGATTTTGGGAGGGAACATGTTCCTTTATTTGTGGTTTCATTGTAATGTGGCACGAAAGGTCAGAAAATGATTCATTTAGTGGTTTCTTGCAACTTACTGTCCACAGTATGTATGATATTGTCACGCACTGTTCAGTGTATTGTGGCATGTACACACAGTGATTACATAGGAAGTTTGTTAAAACTCAAAACTGAATTGATGCTAAACGTAGAAGCACAAATAGTGGGCGTCCACTGTCGTTTGACACACTAACATGGCTTTAATCTTAAGAAGTAGTTTGTCAACAGAATGAAGTGATATTAAGAGATTGAGATTTTGAGGACTTTGCAACTGGGTGAGTGTGTGCATTCAAATATGCCACATTTCTGAAGATTCGTGCCCCCCTCTCATTCTTAGTTTGGACCCGGACTCTGACCCACTTTGCATGCTGCTACTTATTGATTTCCTGATGCTACGTTCCAGGCAGTATGACTCTCTTATTCAACTTTATGAGGCCTGGGAGGTAAATTGCATTCGTACACATTCCACATTTtcctcattttttatttttcatggaCAGTGCTACACAGTGCTAGATATAATTGCCTGTTTGTGTCTCAGGAGCACAGAAATCTGTCCCAGCTGCCAAACTTTGCATTTTCCACCGCGCTCTGCCATTTCCATCTCAGTCAGCAGGAAGAAATGAAGCTTGAAGAAAGTGATCGAGTAAAACGCAAAGCTGACCAAATGCTACAGGATGCGCTCATCATGTTTCCTGCAGGTCAGATATCCCACACTGCCCAAGCATCTCCATGCTGagaaacaagtatttgtgtccAGGGATGTGTAAAAATATTCTTTCATTTTCACAGTCTTAATGCCTTTACTGGATCTATGCACTGTGCAGCCAGATGCCACAGTAACCTCACATGCGTACTTCGGCCCAAGCAGTCAGATTGGGTAATATAAACTTCTTTGCCTGATTATATCGTCCTGGTCAACTTTAATTGTCATTCTTTGACCCTTGGTGACATCAACGTTTGCTCTCTGTAGACAACTGCCAGCCTTGGCTGAACTGACTGCTCTGTATGTGGGGAGGATGTACAACCTGTGGAGGGAAGCAGCAGTCATGCTTTGGTTGGAAGAGAGTGTGCAGGAAGCGCTACGTCGAATTGATGCAAATGACCCACTGGTGGAGGACTGCAAGAACAAGTGAGACCAAAACTTGGTTGCTCTACTGATTGAAATTCACATTCATGACAGGCGTAAATAATCCATGTAATCGGTGTTAATCTTTCTCAAACTCCATGTTGAATGTTCCCAATTCCTGATCATGCTTACATAATAGCGCGGCGGAACCTATGAAATTAGGATATTGGCACAAATTGTCCTGAACATGTCATTCTAAATTTCGAATTACCGTCTTGTGCAGTAACAATCCCTAGCAGATCTCCCGCTCTACTTAAGTCAATACTACACGTGACCCTGCATTAAATAATATGTTTTCCATTGGAAAAAAATTCCTGAACTTGAACGAATTTCTACCAGTGTTTTGGCGAATCGGAATTCAACTCAGAGGTCCCAGTTTCCCATATTAGCAAAAGTAACAGTAGTTTCAAATGAATGCATTTGCCTCACCGTACTGGGCCACACCAATTTACCGTCACCACTGCCATGCAGAAGAAAGCAGAGATACCAGAGTGCTCCACGGAACATCCATCGCCACGTTCTGCTGTCTGAGATCAAAGAAGCCACGTCCAGTCTGCCTCTGGTACAACGCACAAGCTTTCATACAAAACAACTAGTGTTTTTATATATTGAATAGGAAAAAAATGAGGCGGGGGACAAGTCCAGCGCTGAACTGCAGGCatgatttttttatgattaaGGAATAAAATGACTGAGTGCTTGCACTTAATGTTGGTTGGCATTGACAAATTTGTCATAAAAAACGAAAGAGCATGAATTTTGCACGTAAGCCTGTATTTTGTTCATACTTGGGTTCCTTTGAATATACTACATTCcactgaaaaaacaacaacacagatcACATGCATATTTCTATTGGTAAATGTGTTTAGTAGACAAGTTTGTGCTTATTTGAGAATGCATTTATAGTATTTCTAAAGAAACTTGCAAGCATTAACCCTCAACGCTTAACGTTCGCCTTTCTTTAACTCATGGTTTCAATGAGACCTGCCACTGCAGGAGACAACATTGACCATGCTCTTTGCGCCACCTCAGGAGGTGACGACTCAACCCATGATGGGATTTGACCCCCTCCCGCCAGTGGATTCTGTGATCTCGTACACCAGACCAGAGAGGTAATGTCCTACCTCCCCTTTGTTGCTTTTGCGACCAACGcaagtcatgcttttttttgtcatgttttttaATGCTAGTTTCTCTGCCTGCATGTAGACGACATGTTGGAGCATCCAATGAGAGCACGCTGTCGCTGTTTTTCCGTTCCCTTCTGCCAAACTTCAACCTCCAGGTAAACCTGTCATGGAATTGGGATTGAAATCTACACTGGCACAAGGAACACACACTATTCTAAATTGTGCCTTTTAGTATCTTGTATTTAGAAATGTGGACATTTGTCACTCCAAACAATGCATTATCGTTGTATAATGGCGGATAGTTTGCATTTATTTCATCGCTTTATTGCTTCTCACTTATTTTCTGCTCGCTCCCACGAGAAGAAGAATCATTGTGTGCTGTCCGAACTCGACAACGAATCAAAGGCACTGTTGTATTTGACAGCGTGCTGATCTTTTACATATGGATTACTCCCTCAGAGCACCAGCTCTGTATAgacgtatatatgtttattgTTATCATCAGAATGGCCTGAAGCTTGTCATCTAAAATTGATTCTGATTTGGATGATCTACTTATGGCAAGGAAAGGGACACGGTTGTTTCAAGATAATGTCATAGACTGGTAGGTTTTATTTGTTGCTTTATAAATAGAAAACTATCTAAACACTTGGAAAAAATACAACCCTACCATCAATTAAATAACTCAATTTGTCATACACTCAGACCATCTTTTAAAACTCAATATGTGACGGTATCAGAAATgtcagattgctggtttgattgATATTTTTAACTTTCCTTATCAGGGTGGGCcaaggcaggaggaggagggtgacaTGGAGGTG
This genomic window from Syngnathus scovelli strain Florida chromosome 4, RoL_Ssco_1.2, whole genome shotgun sequence contains:
- the tcf25 gene encoding ribosome quality control complex subunit TCF25; the protein is MSTRALRRLKGKQRAQEAVVVEELTLADSPDELAESEEEQLLTTSVSPASRRNGSNRKSKTSKDRKDICAVLGMISDTEKASADEDPEKLDGIKTSDTGNNDSKENCSRGSNEPLSSVKKKKKKKKTKVKSEIVQQEQSPDDNIDLLLENLGQSNGLTLQNDCGGCDRRPVLHVEHRNLNPETELKKYFGSRAVLGDQRPRQRNRQFHRNTWMTGPKESWPRFSRPGISMTLLESKDGVQYFTFEHSRDYQQVQFKFLDAVESMDPNNLVALLQLNPYHIDSLLQLSDVCRIQEDQEMARDLIERALYSFECAFHPVFSLTSGACRLDYLRPENRAFYLALFKHMMFLEKRGCPRTALEYCKLILSLDPDSDPLCMLLLIDFLMLRSRQYDSLIQLYEAWEEHRNLSQLPNFAFSTALCHFHLSQQEEMKLEESDRVKRKADQMLQDALIMFPAVLMPLLDLCTVQPDATVTSHAYFGPSSQIGQLPALAELTALYVGRMYNLWREAAVMLWLEESVQEALRRIDANDPLVEDCKNKRKQRYQSAPRNIHRHVLLSEIKEATSSLPLEVTTQPMMGFDPLPPVDSVISYTRPERRHVGASNESTLSLFFRSLLPNFNLQGGPRQEEEGDMEVARAGQELNQEVNRLMVAMRDMLANIRFQEPPREDQPFRDEEEWD
- the cyba gene encoding cytochrome b-245 light chain yields the protein MGKIEWAMWANEQALASGLILLTGGIVGVAGLFRGWQFAAYAIVAGVFICLLEYPRSRRAKGTGVERKGQYCFTVCVKAFGPLTRNYYVRAFLHAALSVPAGFMLATVLGCVCLAIASLIYLSAAIHGEHWEPILPRVEVRRAAPSIKNPPQNPPPRPPAEMRRKNVDDLEGAAYDNPMAVIDEK